In one Brevibacterium sp. CBA3109 genomic region, the following are encoded:
- a CDS encoding ABC transporter permease, producing MATDLPISTTADTEVVPRRSKPTSRLTLVWGRLRSTPRFWVGGIMLGFFVLFAIFGNTINIYTPTDQDIHALNEAPSPQHWFGTNTIGQDIYAQTVAGLQKSLLIGIIAGPAASLLAAIIGSTAGYFGGRIEVVIVWFINLLLVLPAFFILVLLAPMLRQLSWMAIVVFLALFGWMIMAQVVRNQTKAIKDRDFVKAARYMGVSTPRILSRHIIPNVASILIVDATLGVVSAILTETSLSYFNLGIQKPDVSIGTLLAEGSGAAVTRPWLFVFPAGVLVLMLFAISLMADALRDAIDPTSGVNRD from the coding sequence ATGGCCACCGATCTTCCGATCTCCACGACTGCCGACACCGAGGTTGTGCCTCGTCGTTCGAAGCCGACCTCCCGTCTGACCCTGGTCTGGGGCCGACTGCGCTCGACCCCGCGCTTCTGGGTCGGCGGCATCATGCTGGGGTTCTTCGTCCTGTTCGCAATATTCGGCAACACGATCAACATCTATACGCCGACTGACCAGGACATCCACGCACTCAACGAGGCACCGAGCCCGCAGCACTGGTTCGGCACGAACACCATCGGCCAGGACATCTACGCCCAAACCGTGGCGGGACTGCAGAAGTCTCTGCTCATCGGCATCATCGCCGGGCCCGCAGCGAGCCTCCTAGCCGCGATCATCGGTTCGACAGCCGGATACTTCGGCGGCCGCATCGAGGTCGTCATCGTGTGGTTCATCAACCTGCTCCTCGTCCTGCCTGCGTTCTTCATCCTCGTGCTTCTGGCCCCGATGCTGCGCCAGCTGTCGTGGATGGCGATCGTCGTCTTCCTCGCCCTGTTCGGGTGGATGATCATGGCCCAAGTTGTGAGAAACCAGACGAAGGCGATCAAGGACCGTGACTTCGTCAAGGCGGCGCGGTACATGGGCGTCTCCACTCCACGGATACTGAGCCGGCACATCATTCCGAACGTCGCGTCGATCCTCATCGTCGATGCCACTTTGGGCGTGGTCTCAGCGATCCTGACCGAAACTTCGCTGAGCTACTTCAACCTCGGAATCCAGAAGCCCGATGTCTCCATCGGCACACTCCTGGCGGAGGGTTCCGGGGCGGCTGTGACCCGTCCGTGGCTCTTCGTCTTTCCCGCAGGCGTCCTCGTCCTCATGCTGTTCGCCATCAGCCTGATGGCCGATGCGCTCCGTGACGCCATCGATCCCACCTCAGGAGTCAACCGTGACTGA